From the genome of Mugil cephalus isolate CIBA_MC_2020 chromosome 2, CIBA_Mcephalus_1.1, whole genome shotgun sequence, one region includes:
- the ndufb7 gene encoding NADH dehydrogenase [ubiquinone] 1 beta subcomplex subunit 7, whose protein sequence is MGAHLVRRYITERDTEPDPAKKFEFDPHFGFGERKEREMIATQEQMNMAQLPVEQRDYCAHYLLKLMKCKRDNWPNFLACNHEKHDWDYCQHQDYVMRMKEYERERRLQLRKKRIESQAA, encoded by the exons ATGGGAGCCCACCTGGTCAGGCGGTATATCACCGAAAGGGACACCGAGCCGGACCCAGCCAAGAAATTTGAGTTCGACCCCCATTTCGGCTtcggagagaggaaagagagag AGATGATAGCGACCCAGGAGCAAATGAACATGGCCCAGCTGCCAGTGGAGCAGAGGGACTACTGTGCTCATTACCTCCTGAAACTCATGAAGTGCAAGAGGGACAACTGGCCCAACTTCTTGGCCTGTAACCACGAGAAACATGACTGGGATTACTGCCAGCACCAGGA TTATGTGATGCGCATGAAGGAGTacgagagggagaggaggctccagctgaggaagaagagaatcGAGTCTCAGGCTGCATGA
- the zgc:136908 gene encoding transitional endoplasmic reticulum ATPase isoform X3, which produces MNRVTRNNLRVRLGDVISIHACPDIKYGKKIHVLPIDDTIEGLTGNLFEVFLKPYFLEAYRPVHKGDIFLVRGSMRAVEFKVVETDPSPHCIVAPDTVIYCEGEAIKREDEEETLNDIGYDDIGGCRKQLAQIKEMVELPLRHPGLFKAIGVKPPRGILLYGPAGTGKTLVARAVANETGAFFFLINGPEIMSKLAGESESNLRKAFEEAESNAPAIIFIDELDAIAPKREKTHGEVERRIVSQLLTLMDGLKQRAHVVVMAATNRPNSVDPALRRFGRFDREIDIGIPDSTGRLEILQIHTKNMKLADDVDLEKIATETHGHVGADLAALCSEAALQAIRKKLILIDLEDESIDADLLNSLAVTMDDFQWALSQSNPSALRETVAEVPQVNWEDIGGLDEVKRELQELVQYPVEYPDKFLKFGMTPSRGVLFYGPPGCGKTLLAKAIANECQANFVSIKGPEMLTMWFGESEANVRDVFDKARQAAPCILFFDELDSIAKSRGGGGGDAGGAADRVINQILTEMDGMSDKKNVFIIGATNRPDIIDAAILRPGRLDQLIYIPLPDKPSRMAILKANLRKSPVARDVDLQYLSGITEGFSGADLTEICQRACKMAIREAIEAEIKAERQRQNRPGIPMDEDFDPVPEIRKDHFEEAMRFARRSVSDNDIRKYEMFAQTLQQSRGFGNFRFPSATGTQSGNQGPGPRSGRPSQYREEGDDDLYQ; this is translated from the exons TGAACCGCGTGACGCGCAACAACCTGCGAGTGCGTCTCGGTGATGTCATCAG TATCCATGCCTGTCCTGATATCAAGTATGGAAAAAAGATCCATGTCCTCCCCATAGATGACACCATTGAGGGCCTGACAGGAAACCTCTTTGAGGTTTTCCTCAAACCTTACTTTCTGGAGGCTTACCGGCCTGTACACAAAG GGGACATCTTCCTGGTGAGGGGGAGCATGAGGGCGGTGGAGTTCAAAGTGGTGGAGACGGACCCCAGCCCTCACTGCATCGTGGCCCCGGACACTGTCATCTACTGCGAGGGAGAGGCCATCAAGAGAGAG gatgaagaggagacTCTCAACGACATCGGCTATGACGACATCGGAGGCTGTCGGAAGCAACTGGCTCAGATCAAAGAGATGGTGGAGCTTCCTCTCAGACACCCGGGGCTCTTCAAAGCTATAGGAGTTAAG CCCCCCAGAGGCATCCTGCTGTATGGCCCCGCAGGTACGGGGAAGACCCTGGTGGCCAGAGCTGTAGCCAATGAAACCGGtgccttcttcttcctcatcaatG GTCCTGAGATCATGAGTAAACTGGCGGGAGAGTCAGAAAGCAACCTAAGAAAGGCGTTTGAGGAGGCAGAGAGCAACGCTCCGGCCATCATCTTCATTGATGAGCTGGATGCTATTGCCCCTAAGAGAGAGAAG actcATGGCGAGGTGGAGCGGCGCATAGTGTCCCAGCTCCTGACCCTGATGGATGGCTTGAAGCAAAGAGCTCATGTGGTTGTCATGGCAGCAACAAACCGGCCAAACAGCGTGGACCCTGCTCTAAGACGCTTCG GCAGGTTCGACCGTGAGATTGACATTGGGATCCCAGATTCGACCGGCCGACTGGAGATCCTGCAGATCCACACCAAAAACATGAAGCTGGCAGACGACGTGGACCTGGAGAAA ATTGCCACAGAGACTCATGGCCACGTGGGTGCCGACCTGGCTGCTCTGTGCTCAGAAGCTGCTCTGCAAGCCATCCGCAAGAAGCTGATCCTCATAGATCTGGAGGATGAATCCATCGATGCTGACCTGCTCAACTCACTGGCTGTCACCATGGACGACTTCCAA TGGGCATTGAGTCAGAGCAACCCATCAGCTCTGAGAGAGACGGTTGCAGAGGTGCCTCAGGTCAACTGGGAGGACATCGGAGGACTAGACGAGGTCAAGAGAGAACTGCAAGAGCTCGTTCAG TATCCCGTCGAGTATCCTGACAAGTTCCTGAAGTTCGGGATGACCCCGTCTCGTGGCGTGTTGTTCTACGGCCCTCCAGGCTGCGGGAAAACCCTGCTGGCTAAAGCCATCGCCAATGAATGCCAGGCAAACTTTGTCTCCATCAAAGGACCTGAGATGCTCACCATGTGGTTTGGGGAATCAGAGGCTAACGTCAGGGATGTGTTTGATAAg GCAAGACAAGCAGCCCCATGCATCTTGTTTTTCGATGAGTTAGACTCCATCGCCAAATcccgaggaggtggaggtggggacGCAGGTGGTGCAGCTGACAGAGTCATCAACCAGATACTCACAGAGATGGACGGCATGTCCGACAAAAAGAACGTTTTCATCATTGGTGCCACAAACAG accagacatcatAGACGCAGCCATCCTGCGGCCAGGTCGTCTGGATCAACTGATCTACATACCGCTGCCTGACAAACCCTCTCGCATGGCGATTCTAAAAGCCAACCTACGCAAGTCCCCTGTTGCACGA GATGTGGATCTGCAGTACCTGTCTGGCATCACAGAGGGTTTCTCCGGAGCTGATCTGACAGAAATCTGTCAGCGTGCTTGTAAGATGGCCATCCGAGAGGCCATTGAGGCTGAGATCAAGGCTGAGCGTCAAAGGCAGAACAGACCAGGCATCCCGATG gATGAAGATTTTGATCCAGTCCCAGAGATCAGGAAGGACCACTTTGAGGAGGCCATGAGGTTTGCTCGGCGCTCTGTTAGTGACAATGACATCCGCAAATATGAGATGTTTGCTCAGACTTTGCAGCAGAGTAGAGGGTTTGGAAACTTCAG GTTTCCCTCTGCCACTGGCACCCAGTCTGGAAATCAAGGGCCAGGCCCTCGGTCAGGGAGGCCGAGTCAGTACAGAGAGGAAGGCGATGACGATCTCTATCAGTGA